The genomic window CTGTGGGCGTTGCTCGGCGCGTTGTTGATGTGGCTGGCGATGGAGCCGTTGGCTTGGTGGCCGCTGGGTTGGGTGGCGCTGGTGCCCTGGTCGCTGCTCGCCCTGTCGTCCTCATCGCCCAGCCGTCGCGAGTACCGCTGGCTGTGGTTGGCGGGCAGCTTGTTCTGGCTGGTTGCGCTGTACGGATTGTGTTTCGCGCATCCCGCGATGTTTTTGGGATGGTTCACGTTAAGCGTTTATCTGGGCGTGTATGCGCCGCTGTTCGTTGGACTGGTCCGCGTGGCCCATCGCAATCGCGTCCCCGCGGTGTTGGCGATCCCGATCGTGTGGGTGGGGTTGGAGTTGATTCGCGGCTACGCCTTCACTGGTTTTTCGGCCTGCATGTTGGGGCATACCCAAGCGGACGTGGCGATCTTGATTCAGGTGACCGACCTGTTCGGCAGTTATGCGGTCAGTTTTGTCGTGGCCGCTGTGGCCGCCGCCATCGCCATCGGTCTGCGGAGGTATCTGCCGCAACGCTGGCAGTTGCCGGTTGAGCAACCGCCCGCGACGCCCGAAGTTGCCGCCCCCAAGTCCGCTGCCGATTCCGCATTCGCCGGCATGGCATTCGCCGCTGTGTTGTTGCTGGCGACGCTGGGCTATGGAGCGTGGCGATTGGGCCAGCCGGAAGCGACTGCAAAGGCGGAGTCGCTGGGCGTGACGATCGCCTTGATCCAACGCAACGAAGCGGTCGAGTACATCATGCCGTCGGAACGCGGAGCCGAGATCTTTGCGTCGTATTTGCGCGGTTCACAGGAGGCCATGGCGGCTGCCGGTCCGCAGCGGGTGGACCTGGTGGTCTGGCCGGAATCGATGTTCAGTCGCGGGATGCCGTGGATGGATTTGGGAGATCAGCCGGTTGCCCCAGCGGAAGCGGGATTGTCGCAGGAAGAATTTTTGAACCGCGTCCAGGTGAACGCTGAAGTCTGGCAACAGAATGCCGATGAGGTCCAACGTCGCTTGGTGTTGTCGGGCAGTCAGTCTTCGCCGCCCTCGTTGTTGGTGGGCAGTGGCGCGATGCGATTTGAACAGCGGCCCCAGCAGTACAGTGGCGCGGTGTTTGTGGGTTCGCGGGGACGAGTGGACGACTGGTATGGCAAGCAGCATCTGGTGATGTTTGGCGAATACATTCCCTTTATGGAGTGGTTTCCCTCGCTGTATACGTGGCTGCCGCTGCCGCGGGTGACGCCGGGGGCGGAGGCCAAGGTGTTCCCGTTGGCGGACACTCAAATCGCGCCCAATATCTGTTTTGAAACGGCCGTGGAATGCGCCACGATTGATCAAGTTCGTAGGCTTGCAGCCACCGGTACGCCTCCGGACATGATCATCAACTTGACCAACGACGCTTGGTTTGGCGGTTCACCGGTGCTGGATCATCATCGCCGCTGTTCGCAGTTCGCCGCCGTGTCGACGCGTCGTCCCCTGCTGATGGCATCCAACACCGGGCCGACGATCTGGGTCGATGGCAGCGGCCGGTTGGTGGAACAACTGCCCAAGAGTAGCGACGGGCATATCTTGGCACAGCCCACGCGAGACGGCCGCTGGGGGCTGTATCAAACCTGCGGAGATTGGCCCGTGCGAGCGTTGGGGGCAATCGTCGTGGTGTTGGCCGCCGTAGGGTTCGTGCAGCGACGAAAGGTGTCTCAACGCTCATCTTCTTCGTAGCCGAACTCGCTAGAGTTTGGAGCGGTTGTCTGGCGTCCACCGTCGGGCTCTTCCGGCTTTCGCCGGGGCAAACAGGCTGCCGAATTAATCGCATTTCACCCTTCCAGGGGACGTGCGATTTATAACTTGGGTGTTTATAGGAATTGTTTTCCGCCACGAGCGACGGATCGGAGTCGCGGGGGACGTGATATGTATTACTGACGGATTCACTTCACTCTCCCTCTGGGAGAGTCGAGCGTCAGCGAGGAGAGGGCGACCGCGCCGCCGCAAAAGAACCTCCCCTCGCTAAGGCTCGACCCTCCTTAAAAAGGAGGGTGAAGCAAGCGGCCCCAAGGTCCAATGCTGCAGTAATACCTACCGTCGCTCCGCGACTCCGGCGGATTTACCCGGGCTCACACTCTTGTGTCGGTGATTGACTTGGCGTCGGCCGCCGAGGCGTAGAGTGTTTTCATGTCGGGCAACGATTGCACAAAGGTCCGCCCGTACGGTTTCGTTTTGACTCGCGGATCGAGGATCACCACGATGCCCGAATCGGTTGCCGTGCGAATCAAACGACCGAAACCCTGCCGCAACTTGATTACCGCTTCGGGCAACTGGTAATCGCGAAATGGATTGCCACCCGATTCGCGGATGGCTTCCAAGCGGGCTTGCAGCAGCGGATGATCCGGGACACTGAATGGCAGTTTGGTGATGATCACGTTCTGCAAGGCATCGCCCGGTACATCGACGCCCTGCCAGAAACTGTCGGTGCCAAACAGCACGCTGCGGGGGTTTTTGCGAAACGCGTCCAGCAATTGCGAACGCGTCTGGTCGCCGGCTTGGCTGTACAGGTTCATGCCCTGCTGGTTGCACCACGGTACCAGCGCCGTGGCGCAGCGACGCAGCAGGTCGTAGCTGGTGAACAGAATGAAGGCATGCCCGTTGGTCTTGGCGATGTAATGTCGGATTTGGGCGGGAAGCGCTTTCTCGAACTCCTGCCGCTGGGCCGATGGATCCGGCAGGTCGGTGACCAGCGTCAGTTGCGCTTGTTGGCTGTAGTCAAAGGGGCTGCCGACGCGCAGTGAGCCGCCGCCGCTGAGTCCCACGCGGGAACGGAAGAACGAGAAGTCGGTTTCTTTGCCCACCGCCAACGTGGCGCTGGTCAGGATCACGGATTTGGGACGAGCCACTTCGTCATCTTCGCGGGGCTGGAACAATTGTTCGCGAAGCACCGAGCCGACGTCGACCGGGGCGGCGGCCAACGTGACGCGTGGCAACCCGTGTCGGCTGGCCGTTTGCTCGATCCAGTACACCGAATCGCCCAATTGCTGTTCGTTCCAACTGCGGATGTGTCCGGCCAGCAGCATCAAGCGATCGTGGGCGGAGGTGAAGTCCTTTTTGTCCGATTCGTTTTTCAGATCGTTGCCGTATTTGTGCAGCCGGCCGGCCAGTTTCTCGAGGACTTTGCTGACCGCGTTGGTGACGACCTTGGCTTGCGAAACGCGACCGTTTTTTGTGCCGTGCTGCTCCCACCAGTCCAGCAGGTCGGCAAAGAAGTTGGTCGACGCATGACGGCACTGTTCGACGTCTTCCTGCAATTGCAGCAACTCGTGCGCGACCAGCAGGCCTTTTTGCGTGCGCGGGCTGTACAGCTTGTTCAGCATGTAGTCGACCTGGCCGCTGGTGACTCGCACGCCCAGATGGTCGCCGGCGACGGCCTCGATGGTGTGGCATTCGTCCAGCACCACCGCGTCGTAGTCCGGCAGGATACTGACGCCTTGCTGCCGCAGCGCCAGATCGCTGAAGAAGAGGGCATGGTTGACGATCAGGATTTGTGCGCCGTTGGCGCGGCGGCGAGCTTTGAAATAAAAGCACTCGTTATAGGTTTTGCATTTCCGCCCCAAGCAATTGCCCGAGTCGCTTTGCACCTCGTCCCAGACGTCGCGGTCCGGGCGGACCGGCAGGGTGCTGAGGCTGCCGTCGTTGGTGGACTTGGTCCATTGGTCGATGGCTTTTAATTGCTGCAACTGTTTGTCGTAACTCATCAGTTGCGTGGCCCGCGCTTTGGCCGTGCCCAGTCGGCGCAGCGACACATAGTTTCCGCGGCCCTTGACCAGCACCGCCGAAAACTCTCGCGGGATCACGCTGTTAAGGATCGGCAGGTCTTTGTTGATCAGTTGTTCTTGCAGGCTGATCGTGTGGGTGCTGATCAGGATCCGCCGAGTGCGTTTTGGTTTGCCCTCGGGTGGTTGGTGATCCGGGTGGGATTCGTCTTGGTCGGCCGTGGCATGCAGGATCGCGGGGACCAGGTAGGCAAAGCTCTTGCCGGTTCCGGTGCCGGCTTCGGCGATCAGGTGTTCGCCCTTTTGCAGCGCAGCGGTGATGGCGGCTGCCATCTGCAGTTGTTGTGGTCGGTGTTCGTAGTGATTCAGCCTTTGAGCGATGCGGCCTTCGGGGCCCAGAATCGCGTCGGCATCGAGTGGGGACGACACAGGCCGACCATCCTTTACCCGGCGGTTGTTAGCATTGTTAAATGCGTGACACATACTGCCCGCTCAAACGGCGGACCAGTTTTCGTGATTCCAATACACTAATCGTCGCCAGTACGCGGTGAACTGGCAACCCGCTGCGAACCACGACGGCATCAATCGCCGTGGATTGTAGTTCGATGGCTTCCAGGACTTGGCGTTCCTGTTCGTTTAGTAGCAGTTCCGAACCGTTGCGAACGGTGTGCCCGGATGCGGTTTGGATCGCCGCCGCCGCGGGGCCCAGGTCTTCCAGGACGTCTTCCGGTCCGCGAATCAGAGTCGCCCCGTCGCGGATCAGCTGGTTGCAGCCCTGCGAGGCGCGGCCGTTGACCGGTCCGGGCAGGACCAACACCTCGCGGCCCTGCTCGGCCGCCAATCGGGCGGTGATCAAGGCCCCACTGCGGTCCGGGGCTTCGATCACGACCACGGCCATCGAGAGGCCGCTGATCAGCCGATTGCGCTGGGGAAACATGCCTCCTCGCGGGGCGGCGTCCGGGCGGTATTCGCTGAGCAGCGCGCCGCTGGCCGCCACGCTTCGGGCCAGACTCTCGTTTTCAGGGGGATAAAGTTTGCCGAGGCCACCGCCGAGCACAGCGATCGTACGGCCTTCGGCATCCAGAGCGGCTTGATGGGCCACCGAATCGATGCCTCGCGCCAATCCGCTGACGATCGTCACTCCGGCTCGAGCTAAACCGTAAGCGATCCGCTCGGCTTGCCGACGTCCGTACACGGTCGCGTGCCGAGTGCCCACGATGCCCACGGCCAACGCATCCCCGGGGGCGATGGTTCCTTGGGAAAACAACAGCGGCGGAGCGTCGCCGAGTTCCAGCAGGGAGCGAGGGTAGGAAGGGTCGCTGCGGAGCAGAATGTCGACGCCATGAGCGGTGCACCAATCGATGATCGACTGGGCCGCCACGTGATCCTCCGCATGGCGAATCCGATTGGCCAAAGTAGAACCGACGCCGGGGACCGATGTCAGTTCGGCGTGCGAGCCGGCCAGAACGGCTTGCGGCGAGCCGAAACAGTGCAGCAGGTCGGTCAGGATGCGAGGGCCGATGCCCGGCAGCATGGTCAGCCGCAACCACGTCAAACACGTCGATAACCGATCGGTTTGCGTCTGCATGCTAAAGTGCCCCCCTTGCCGTCCCATGAACCGGTTCGCCCTGCCAGAAGTTCTGGACATTCAGTCTATCGGGGGGGCAGAGCCCTTGGCAATGGTCGTCGTTCGCTCCGCGAACGCTACGTAAACCCCCTTTCCGTTGCGTTCGCGGAGCGAACGACGACCATTTACAATTGGGGCCGGTTTCCTCTCTCCTGCCTGTTGAGCCGTTATGCTGCTGTTTCGTTCTATCACTTTAGGGTTGCTGGGGTTCGTCCTGGTCTCCTTGCGACTCAACGCTCAATCGCCAGGCTCCTCGGCCGATTCGGATCAGCCTTTGCCGCCTGCCACCGCTGCGGCCACGATGCGGGTTCCCGATGGCTTTTCCGTCACCCTGTTCGCCGGCGAACCGGAGGTCCGTCAACCGATCGGCTTCTGTTTGGACGATCGCGCCCGGTTATGGGTCGCCGAAGCTTATAACTATCCGGTCAAAACCAACGAGGCCGGGGATCGCATCGTAATCTTGGAAGACAGCGACGGCGACGGCCGACACGACAAACGCAGCGTCTTCTTCGACGGTTTGAATTACGTCACGGGGATCGAAGTCGGCTTTGGCGGCGTGTGGGTGATGTCGCCGCCCAACTTGTACTTCTTTGCTGATGCGGACGGCGACGATGTGCCCGACGGCCCGCCCACCGTGATACTCGACGGGTTTGGGACCCATGCCAACGCGCACAACTTGGCCAACGGTCTGGCTTGGGGACCCGACGGTTGGTTGTACGGAACCCATGGCCGCACCAATTGGTCGATGATTGGCAAACCCGGCACGCCGGATGCACAGCGGACGCGGTTCGATGGCGGTGTCTATCGCTACCACCCGGTGCGCAAAATCTGGGAACCCTACGCCGACGGCACGACCAACCCTTGGGGCATCGATTGGAATGACTACGGGCATGCCTTCGTTTGCAATTGTGTCAATCCGCATCTATTCCAGGTCATTCAAGGGGCTCACTACGAACCTTGGCGCGGGCGGGCTTCCAGCCGGTACGCGTACGAACGCATCGACACGATCGCCGACCACTTGCACTTTGTCGGTCTCGCCAATCCTCGCAACGGGTTGGGGTCCGAGGCCGAAGACAGCGCCGGCGGCGGCCATTCGCACTGCGGCACGTTGATCTACCTGGCCGATGATTTTCCTCCGCGGTACCGCAATCAACTTTTGACTAACAATATCCATGGCAAACGCATCAACAACGACCTACTCCGCCGTGACGGTTCGGGCTACGTGGCTTCCCACGGACCGGACTTTATGCGTGCGGCCGATCCCTGGTTTGTTGGTGTGACGCTGGCTCAGGGACCCGCCGGTGAAATTTATGTAAGCGATTGGTCGGATACCGGGGAATGTCATCACACCCGAAACACTCAGCGACAAACCGGCCGTATCTTTCGTGTCCGGTACGGCGAAGGGCCCCGTGAACCGGTCGCGATCGCGGAGCTTTCCGATTCGCAGTTGGTTCAACTGCAGTGGCATCGCAACGATTGGTTTGTCCGCCACGGGCGGCGGGTGTTGCAGGAACGGGCGGCGGCGGGAGTGGACTTGGCGGCCGCGCTGCAACCGTTGCGGACGGGTTTGATAAACGATCCCGATGTGACCCGCCGGCTGCGCGCGATGTGGGCACTGCACGCTTGCGATGCCCTGCCCCGCCAAACGTTAATCGCATTGCTGGACGACGAAGATGAAAACATTCGTGCTTGGGCGGTGACGCTGCTGTGCGAACAGCCGCCGATATCCGCTCCGCTGGCCGCTGACTTGTTGCGACTGGCCAGCGACGACCCTTCCCCGCTGGTGCGGTTGTCACTGGCCAGCGCCCTGCAACGCTTGGACTTGCCGGTTCGCTGGCCGATTGCCGAAGCTCTAGCAGCCCACGGGGAAGATGCGGGCGACGCCAATTTGCCGTTGATGATTTGGTACGCAGCCGAACCCTTGATTGATGACGATCTGCAGCGCTTCGCTCGCCTGGCCGTCTCGGCCGCGTTGCCCAAGGTCCGGCAGCACGCGGCCCGGCGGATCGCCTCGGCGAGCAATTCGCAAACCGGTATGAACCTATTGGTCGAAGGTTTAGCCGACGAGGCCGTCTCAGCGGCGCAGCGAACGGATGTATTGCAAGGCATGTTGGTGGGACTGGAGGGCCGACGACGCGTCGACATGCCTGCCAGTTGGCCGGCCGTGTATCGTCGCTTGGTGAGCTTGGAAGATGCCGCGTTGCTGGAGTCGCTGAACCGTTTGGCGTTGCGGTTCGGCGATCCTGCGGCAATCGAAGTGTTGCAGCGGCAAGCCGCCAACCCAAGCCTTCCCGCAGTGGTGCGGCAGCGAGCGATTACCGCTTTGACGAATATTCGAACGCAAGAATTCGATTCGCAATTGCTGGAGTTATTGGACGATCCCACGGTACGCGCCGCCGCGCTGCGTGGCTTGGCGGTTTACACCGATGAACAAATCGGCCAGGAAATATTGGAGCGTTTTGAAGGCTTGGATAACGATGAAAAGACGACCGCATTGCAAACATTGGCCACGCGAGTTGCTTGGGCTCGGCAATTAGTAACGTCGATCGAACAAGGCCGCATTGCAACTAAAAATCTAAACGCCTTCACCGCTCGTCAGTTGCACCAGCTGAATGATGCTCAGCTGTCGGCGCGGTTGGAACGCGTCTGGGGCAACGTCCAACCGACTTCGCAGCAGTTGACCAAGCAGGTTGCCCGTTACAAATCGTGGTTGGTACCCAGCGTGATCGCCCAGGCGGATCGTCAGCACGGGCAACAGTTGTTCCAGCAGCACTGCGCAAACTGTCACCGGTTCTTTGGCAAAGGCGGCGCGATCGGACCCGACCTCAGCGGAGCGCAGCGGACGAACCTCGACTATTTGCTGGAAAATATTGTCGCCCCCAGTTTAACGGTCTCCAAAGATTTTCAGATGCATGTGGTGGTCACCACCGACGGGCGAGTGCTGACCGGATTGTTGGAATCGGAAAGCGACGACGTACTGACCTTGTTGACCGCCAGCGAACGCATCACCCTGCCCCAGGACGAGATTGAATCCCATGAGCTATCGAAAAATTCGATGATGCCCACCGGCTTGCTGGAACCGCTCAGCGACCAAGACATCCGCGACCTGATGGGCTACCTGCAGCAATAATGGTCGTTGTTCGCTCCGCGAACATAACGGAATAGGCTGTTCTTTTGCGTTATGTTCGCGGAGCGAACAACGACCAAAACATGGAGTACGATTGATGTTGATGCGTTTGTTTCCTGGGGCCTTGGCCTGTTTGCTGGTGGCTTGGCTGGGAGGTCAGGCCGCGGCGGCTGAGCTGCGGCTTGCGGGAATCTTTGGCGACAGTGTGGTGCTGCAGCGCGATCAGCCGCTCACGATTTGGGGCTGGGCGAGCGGCGACCAAGCCGTCAGCGTGCAGTTTGCCGGCCAAACCGTAAACGCCACCAGTGATGCCGAGGGCGGGTGGCAGGCGGTGTTATCGCCGCTGCCGGCGAATCAGCAAGGACAGACGCTGACGGTGCGCAGCGGGGACGAGACGGTCGTGCTGGAAAACGTCGTTGTGGGGGATGTCTGGCACGCCAGCGGACAGTCCAATATGGCGATGACCGTCGCCGCCGTGGCGCGTCGATTGGAAGCGGCCAAGCAGCATGTCGCGACCGCGGATCTGCCGAATATCCGCTTCCGACGCGTTCAAGGAGACGCCGCGAGACAGCCCTTGAAGGATGTCCCGCAAGGCAGCGGGTGGACGGTATGTTCGTCACAGACCGTGGCCGGTTTCTCCGCCGCCGCGTTCTACTTCGCTCGTGAATTGCATTCGCAGGTGAACGTGCCCATCGGAATCATCGACACCTCTCGCGGGGGCACGCCGATTGAACCCTTCATTCCGGCCGAAGCGTTTCAGAGTCACCCCACGCTGAAACGTGAATGGACGTTGGGCCAGCACGACGACTTACAAGGCATTTGGGATTTACCCGGTGGCGTGCGAGCTCGCGACGCCAACTGGCTGCCCGCCCGTTTGTTTCACTCCCGACTGGCACCGCTGGCGAAATTTTCCGTGCGCGGAACGATCTGGTATCAGGGGGAATCTAATTGTGGAGTGGGAGAAGACCCACGGGACTATCAACACAAGATGCGGGCCTTGATCACAGGTTGGCGTTCCGCGTTTGGCAACGAAGCGATGCCGTTTTATTTCGTCCAATTGCCTGGCAGTGGTGCCGGGCCCGCTTGGCCTTACCTGCGTGAACAGCAACGGCTCAGCCTTGGACTGCCGCATACGGGGATGGTCGTCACGATCGATTTGCTGGACAAGGATATTCATCCGCCCAACAAGGTGGACGTCGGTCGGCGACTGGCACGCTGGGCGCTGGCCGATAGCTATGGTCGCGATATCGTTGCCAGTGGACCGGTGTTCGAACGAGCTGAATTCAGCGGTGCCACGGCAACGGTTCATTTTTCCCGCTGCGACGAAGGGTTGATGCTGGCGGGCAAACAAGGACTGGCCGAACCCAAGCCGACGCCCGACGCTGAGTTATCTCATTTCGAAGTCGCCGACGCAGATGGAAACTGGCACGCTGCCAAAGCCAACATCGATGGGCAAACCGTCAACGTCACCTGCGGCGCGGTCGATCGTATCGTGGCCGTCCGTTATGGATATGCAATCAATCCTCAGCACTGCCATTTGGCCAACGTTCAAGGATTACCGGCGTCGCCGTTTTGTTCCGACGCTGATTTGTGTGCCGTGAGCCAAGGTCGTCGTTCGCTCCGCGAACGCAACGTAAAGCAACGCGAACTACGTAAAGCAACGCGAACTACGTTAAGCAACGCTAACTACTCGCGACGTCACGTTTTATTCGCGGAGCGAATAACGACCATGGCCTCTAGGCGGTGCTGCTTAGCCGCGCGCTTGTTCGAAGGCTGTGATTTTGTCTTCGTGCTCGAGTGTTTGAGCGATATCGTCCAGGCCGTGCAGCAGGCAGTGGCGGCGATGGGGTTCGACATCAAAGCTGCGGTCAAAGCCTTCGCCGTCGCTGATCGTTTGGTCTTCTAGATTGACGGTCAGCTGATACGGCGAGTGTTTTTCGGCGCGGGCGAACAGTTCATCGATATCGGCTTCGGGCAAGGTGATCGGCAGCATGCCGTTTT from Roseimaritima ulvae includes these protein-coding regions:
- a CDS encoding ATP-dependent DNA helicase; the protein is MSSPLDADAILGPEGRIAQRLNHYEHRPQQLQMAAAITAALQKGEHLIAEAGTGTGKSFAYLVPAILHATADQDESHPDHQPPEGKPKRTRRILISTHTISLQEQLINKDLPILNSVIPREFSAVLVKGRGNYVSLRRLGTAKARATQLMSYDKQLQQLKAIDQWTKSTNDGSLSTLPVRPDRDVWDEVQSDSGNCLGRKCKTYNECFYFKARRRANGAQILIVNHALFFSDLALRQQGVSILPDYDAVVLDECHTIEAVAGDHLGVRVTSGQVDYMLNKLYSPRTQKGLLVAHELLQLQEDVEQCRHASTNFFADLLDWWEQHGTKNGRVSQAKVVTNAVSKVLEKLAGRLHKYGNDLKNESDKKDFTSAHDRLMLLAGHIRSWNEQQLGDSVYWIEQTASRHGLPRVTLAAAPVDVGSVLREQLFQPREDDEVARPKSVILTSATLAVGKETDFSFFRSRVGLSGGGSLRVGSPFDYSQQAQLTLVTDLPDPSAQRQEFEKALPAQIRHYIAKTNGHAFILFTSYDLLRRCATALVPWCNQQGMNLYSQAGDQTRSQLLDAFRKNPRSVLFGTDSFWQGVDVPGDALQNVIITKLPFSVPDHPLLQARLEAIRESGGNPFRDYQLPEAVIKLRQGFGRLIRTATDSGIVVILDPRVKTKPYGRTFVQSLPDMKTLYASAADAKSITDTRV
- the dprA gene encoding DNA-processing protein DprA — protein: MQTQTDRLSTCLTWLRLTMLPGIGPRILTDLLHCFGSPQAVLAGSHAELTSVPGVGSTLANRIRHAEDHVAAQSIIDWCTAHGVDILLRSDPSYPRSLLELGDAPPLLFSQGTIAPGDALAVGIVGTRHATVYGRRQAERIAYGLARAGVTIVSGLARGIDSVAHQAALDAEGRTIAVLGGGLGKLYPPENESLARSVAASGALLSEYRPDAAPRGGMFPQRNRLISGLSMAVVVIEAPDRSGALITARLAAEQGREVLVLPGPVNGRASQGCNQLIRDGATLIRGPEDVLEDLGPAAAAIQTASGHTVRNGSELLLNEQERQVLEAIELQSTAIDAVVVRSGLPVHRVLATISVLESRKLVRRLSGQYVSRI
- a CDS encoding PVC-type heme-binding CxxCH protein — translated: MLLFRSITLGLLGFVLVSLRLNAQSPGSSADSDQPLPPATAAATMRVPDGFSVTLFAGEPEVRQPIGFCLDDRARLWVAEAYNYPVKTNEAGDRIVILEDSDGDGRHDKRSVFFDGLNYVTGIEVGFGGVWVMSPPNLYFFADADGDDVPDGPPTVILDGFGTHANAHNLANGLAWGPDGWLYGTHGRTNWSMIGKPGTPDAQRTRFDGGVYRYHPVRKIWEPYADGTTNPWGIDWNDYGHAFVCNCVNPHLFQVIQGAHYEPWRGRASSRYAYERIDTIADHLHFVGLANPRNGLGSEAEDSAGGGHSHCGTLIYLADDFPPRYRNQLLTNNIHGKRINNDLLRRDGSGYVASHGPDFMRAADPWFVGVTLAQGPAGEIYVSDWSDTGECHHTRNTQRQTGRIFRVRYGEGPREPVAIAELSDSQLVQLQWHRNDWFVRHGRRVLQERAAAGVDLAAALQPLRTGLINDPDVTRRLRAMWALHACDALPRQTLIALLDDEDENIRAWAVTLLCEQPPISAPLAADLLRLASDDPSPLVRLSLASALQRLDLPVRWPIAEALAAHGEDAGDANLPLMIWYAAEPLIDDDLQRFARLAVSAALPKVRQHAARRIASASNSQTGMNLLVEGLADEAVSAAQRTDVLQGMLVGLEGRRRVDMPASWPAVYRRLVSLEDAALLESLNRLALRFGDPAAIEVLQRQAANPSLPAVVRQRAITALTNIRTQEFDSQLLELLDDPTVRAAALRGLAVYTDEQIGQEILERFEGLDNDEKTTALQTLATRVAWARQLVTSIEQGRIATKNLNAFTARQLHQLNDAQLSARLERVWGNVQPTSQQLTKQVARYKSWLVPSVIAQADRQHGQQLFQQHCANCHRFFGKGGAIGPDLSGAQRTNLDYLLENIVAPSLTVSKDFQMHVVVTTDGRVLTGLLESESDDVLTLLTASERITLPQDEIESHELSKNSMMPTGLLEPLSDQDIRDLMGYLQQ
- the lnt gene encoding apolipoprotein N-acyltransferase encodes the protein MEDASRAGNASEGKPKRDDAKRRRLRRPWVLWALLGALLMWLAMEPLAWWPLGWVALVPWSLLALSSSSPSRREYRWLWLAGSLFWLVALYGLCFAHPAMFLGWFTLSVYLGVYAPLFVGLVRVAHRNRVPAVLAIPIVWVGLELIRGYAFTGFSACMLGHTQADVAILIQVTDLFGSYAVSFVVAAVAAAIAIGLRRYLPQRWQLPVEQPPATPEVAAPKSAADSAFAGMAFAAVLLLATLGYGAWRLGQPEATAKAESLGVTIALIQRNEAVEYIMPSERGAEIFASYLRGSQEAMAAAGPQRVDLVVWPESMFSRGMPWMDLGDQPVAPAEAGLSQEEFLNRVQVNAEVWQQNADEVQRRLVLSGSQSSPPSLLVGSGAMRFEQRPQQYSGAVFVGSRGRVDDWYGKQHLVMFGEYIPFMEWFPSLYTWLPLPRVTPGAEAKVFPLADTQIAPNICFETAVECATIDQVRRLAATGTPPDMIINLTNDAWFGGSPVLDHHRRCSQFAAVSTRRPLLMASNTGPTIWVDGSGRLVEQLPKSSDGHILAQPTRDGRWGLYQTCGDWPVRALGAIVVVLAAVGFVQRRKVSQRSSSS